ATGCGAAGATCGCCCGGCGCGATGTCGAGTTTGATGGTGTCGTCGATCATCGGCAGCACCATCACGCTCGAGAACGAGGTGTGACGCCGCGCGTTCGCATCGTAGGGCGAGATGCGCACCAGCCGATGCACTCCCGATTCGGCTTTGATGTAGCCATAGGCGAACTCGCCGTCGATCTCGAGCGTGGCGTCCTTGATCCCTGCCTCGTCGCCCGCCTGGTAGTCGAGCATCGTCAACTTGTACTCGTGACGCTCGGCCCAGCGCTGGTACATGCGCAGCAGCATCTCGGCCCAGTCCTGCGACTCGGTGCCGCCCGCGCCGGGGTGAATCGTGATGAGCGCGCCGAGCCGGTCGTGAGGGCCCGACAACAGCGATCGGGTTTCGAGGTCGGCCACCTGCGCTTCGAGCCGGGTCAGCTCCTGCTCGACCTCGCGCAACATGCTCTCGTCGCTCTCCGCCTCGGCCAGATCCAGCAACTCGGCCAGATTGCGATGCGACGCGTCGCGTGCTCCGAACTGGTCGATCGGGCCCTTGGCGCGCTTCAGCTCCTGGACGGTGCGCTGTGCCTCTTCGGCGCGATCCCAGAAGCCCGGCTCGGCCATTCGCGACTCGAGCGCCGCCACCGTTCGCACGCAGCCCTCGATGTCAAAGGTACCTCCGCAAGCTGTCGAGGCTCTCGCGGGTGACGTCGATGCGCTTTCGAAGTTCGGCGGTGGTGAGCATGGGACCTTTCGGGTTTTCGGCGGAGGCGGCACATTAGGAGATGAGACGTCGAATGCAAAGCGCTAGGCCGGCGCACTTCCGCGGGGTCGAGCGACCAGGGAGTCGAGCACCCGCCGGGCGTGTGCGACCAGCTGCTCGAGGGTTCCATCGTTTTCGATCACCTCGTCGGCGGCGGCCGCCAGAGCTTCGTCCGGAAGCTGAGCCGCGAGCCGCTCGCGGGCCTGCGCCTCGGTCCAGCCGCGCCCCGCGATCAGGCGTTCGATCTGGCGCGCCTGCGGCGCCACGACCGCCACGACCACGTCGCACTCGCGCTCGAACCGCCACCGCAGCAGCAACGCCGCATCGATCACCACCACGCCGCGCTCGCCGCTGCGGGCGCGCGCCGCGAGTGAGTCTCGCAACTTCGCGAGGATTCGCGGATGCACCAGGTGATCGAGCCGCGCGAGTGCCTCCGAATCTCGAAACA
The sequence above is a segment of the Candidatus Eisenbacteria bacterium genome. Coding sequences within it:
- a CDS encoding dephospho-CoA kinase, with the translated sequence MTHDSSAPASSPRERRAPSDDGVLRVGLIGRAGSGKTTVANAWRERGAEVLEADRIGHQVTDGDPEVRAALIAEYDAEVYLADGRLDRARVAARVFRDSEALARLDHLVHPRILAKLRDSLAARARSGERGVVVIDAALLLRWRFERECDVVVAVVAPQARQIERLIAGRGWTEAQARERLAAQLPDEALAAAADEVIENDGTLEQLVAHARRVLDSLVARPRGSAPA
- a CDS encoding peptide chain release factor 2, which encodes MPPPPKTRKVPCSPPPNFESASTSPARASTACGGTFDIEGCVRTVAALESRMAEPGFWDRAEEAQRTVQELKRAKGPIDQFGARDASHRNLAELLDLAEAESDESMLREVEQELTRLEAQVADLETRSLLSGPHDRLGALITIHPGAGGTESQDWAEMLLRMYQRWAERHEYKLTMLDYQAGDEAGIKDATLEIDGEFAYGYIKAESGVHRLVRISPYDANARRHTSFSSVMVLPMIDDTIKLDIAPGDLRIDTMRAGGAGGQHVNKTESAVRITHLPSGLVVQSQAERSQHRNKDAAMKILMARLFVLKEAEAKAKTSAIAGPKKDIDFGSQIRSYVLQPYTMANDHRTELKIPDVHGVLDGKIDPFIDAWLKRKDSDA